In the genome of Magnolia sinica isolate HGM2019 chromosome 2, MsV1, whole genome shotgun sequence, one region contains:
- the LOC131229609 gene encoding ribonucleoside-diphosphate reductase large subunit-like, giving the protein MEDGFAIPFCSIGFSLFLMCVTLQITEIVTTNLNKIIDVNYYPVEIVRRSNTHYRPIGIGVQGLADTFILLGMPFDSQEAQELNKDIFETIYYHALKASSELVAKEGPYETYHGSPVSKIILQPEMWNVTPSDR; this is encoded by the exons ATGGAGGATGGTTTTGCTATTCCTTTTTGTAGCATTGGGTTCTCTCTCTTTTTGATGTGTGTTACTTTACAGATTACTGAAATAGTTACCACAAATCTCAACAAAATAATTGATGTGAATTACTACCCTGTTGAAATTGTGAGGAGGTCCAACACGCACTATAGGCCAATAGGCATAGGAGTGCAGGGTCTTGCAGATACTTTCATATTACTTGGCATGCCATTTGATTCACAAGAG GCTCAGGAGCTTAACAAAGACATTTTTGAGACTATCTACTACCATGCTCTAAAAGCTTCTTCTGAGCTTGTTGCAAAAGAAGGCCCTTATGAGACATATCATGGGAGTCCTGTGAGCAAG ATAATTCTTCAACCTGAAATGTGGAATGTGACTCCATCTGATCGTTGA